TTACTCGAAAGTACGGTGCACAAGAGGAACTGTTTATCTGTTGCAGTAAACAGAGGAGATTCAGGTTATTTTATTTCGATTTTAGGATTTCTTTGCCTATAAGTTTGTAAAAGTATCTGCTAAGCATCTCCTAATTTAACGGTTCAAGACAAATATCATTTTGTCCCCAATTTTTTCTTTATCTTAAATAACACGAGGATGATTGTCTATCATGTTTCAGTTCTTTCTATTTTTTCAAGTCGTTTGATTATGTTGTTTCTATTTTACTTCAGCTTCTGTTCGTTTACAGTTGATAACCAATGAGTTCTTCTTTACTTCTTCGTGTATTTAGTTGAATTCTGTATTTATGTTGTTATATTAGTTGAGGTCTGTATCGCTTCAACAAAGGTAAATTAGGCATTCTCTTACCCTTGGCCCTTCTTGAAGAACATCTTATCTAACTTAAGGCAATGATTTTGGATGCTTCTTTTacagatctagttgatcatatactAAATTTATCAGATGCGAAGCAGTTAATCCAACGTAAGGACGAACTTGGCAACACAGCTCTGCATATAGCTGTTGAAAGAAACTACGTGCATATAATAAAGAAGTTAATAAAATTTGAGGCCGAACTGTGTTATTGGGTTAATGACAGCCAAGAAACTCCCATCTGTGTGGCAGCGAAATTGGGTCATCTGGAAGCAGTACAAGAGTTGATAAATGAGAGGCCAGACGCTGTCGAAATACGGAATAGTTGTGGAATGAACGTTCTGCACTTAGCTGCCCTAGTTAGGCAAGTGCGAATTGTTGATTACCTGAACGAAGAGGTAGGCTTATCATACTTGGTCAACAAGGGACTTGACAAACCTCCACATGAAGAGCCTCTGCGAAGTGGAGGAAAGACAGATCCGGCTGAAAAGAAAGATCCAAAAGATGAGCCCGTGAAAAGTGGAGGAAACACAGATGCGGGTGAAATGAAATCTCCTTTTTCGAGGATAAGTGAAGGAGACACACCACTGCATATTGCAGCAAAGAAAAAAGACTTGAATGTAAGTCTCTTTTTATACAAACCTCTGTTTGTCACTGCTGAAGTTTGTTCTTTCAACCAATTACTGTGTACAGCTATATAAGTTTTGGGTTTGTGTAGATTCTTAATCTAATCTCGTCTATATATAGAGTCAAATTACTGAAAGTATTTCTACTGAAGACAGAAATTAAAATCATCACGGCAAGAACTTCCGTAGAAGAAATCTTTATGCATAGTTAGTTCCAATAGATCATTTAATTTTTATGAacttatttgagtttgcatttttcAGATGGTGAAGTCGTTGCTTTGTATAGCGGGGATAAACAAGTTTGCTGTCAACAAGGCAGGCTTAACGGCCTTTGATATCGTGAGAGAGAACACGCACTATCACGAATCTGACAAGATAATTTCAGTTCTGGCCAGTTATCCTTCCAATCGCAAGCCATTCTTGTACAGCGCTCCAAAGGTGAGTGCAGAGAAACATGAGGTTGCTGTTGAGATGGTGGACAAAACATATGAGGACAGGCGCAACACAGAACTAGTGGTGGCAGTTCTATTAGCGACAATGTCATTTACGGCAGCTTTCACTGCTCCGGGCAGTTTCGTGACGGACGATGGGAATGGAAATGGGGACTCAAAGGGATCGGGAATTTCGCCTGCGCCTGCGCCTGGAACTGGCTCAGACAAGAGTTTAGGTTCGCCGATTCTGCTTCCGTTGGCCTCCTTCAAGGTTTTTCTCATCTTTGATTGTGTGGCATTCTTTCTGTCGCTCTTAGTGGTGCTGATGTGGCAGATGAGTACACCTATTACCACGGGAAATAAGGTATTGTTCCTCTGTATTACCAACCTATTGGTTTGTGCCACGTTTGCCTTTACGGCCTATGGCTTCATGCTTGCAGTGTATGCCATGCTTTCCAACATGAATCCCGAGCTGGCTTGGTTCATTCTTGGGGCGTGCTTGATCATCTGCTTCTGTGGTAATTTCACTTTTTTCTACATGGCTGCAAAGTTTACAGTGAAGAAGGCTAGGTTTAACCACCTGAACGGTCTACTTCCTTTTCTTTCTGACCGTCTGGGGGAATACGTGTGGATAAAATTAGAAAGATGGGGGCTTTTGGACTTGGTGCGCCGGTCCAAAACCAAGTGGCTTGCTATCCTATACTACCATAGCAATGAGAACGATAAATAAGGTTTGGGAAAGTTGCTTTTGCAAGTCTGATACAGTGTTGCAGCTTCTTATTTCTACATGACTTTGATCGTATTCAACTATGTCTTATAATATTAAATGTTTTCATATTATTAGAAGTGTACAAAGTATCTACATCTGTGTTCAAATCAGATACTTGCGTGCTTAGAGCTGATTTGATATGTGTATGCTTCAAGTTGAATGTTAGATTTACTGTCaataatatttttgtaaattatttttatatttaaatgattatatttATGATTCTTGAAAACAAATAAAGTGTATAAGGGTGTTTAGTCTTTTGATTGAAGATTGTGGGTTCTTGATGAATGGATAGATTATTTTGCCTTTGTATTTGGAAATGCAATCTCTCTTCATTACAAAAGAGGGTGGGTCCATATAAAGTAAGGGACCTTATCTAGACATGATCATACAAGTACATCATTAAAAATGCATTCCTTATGAGAgcctaaaagatagaaga
The sequence above is a segment of the Cryptomeria japonica unplaced genomic scaffold, Sugi_1.0 HiC_scaffold_321, whole genome shotgun sequence genome. Coding sequences within it:
- the LOC131870358 gene encoding ankyrin repeat-containing protein At5g02620-like: MATEGQQLGGRIDPDAFKAAVTRLRIDQQLSSQLKAALNNITPGGENTLLHLAASVGNLHFIQQLLQLNRQLLKETDPEVKPLLVNATNAEKDTALHLAAQGGFSNVVKILLQQPESGVDLRNKLDETALFKAYESGNLETVKAIFDASPSSLLESTVHKRNCLSVAVNRGDSDLVDHILNLSDAKQLIQRKDELGNTALHIAVERNYVHIIKKLIKFEAELCYWVNDSQETPICVAAKLGHLEAVQELINERPDAVEIRNSCGMNVLHLAALVRQVRIVDYLNEEVGLSYLVNKGLDKPPHEEPLRSGGKTDPAEKKDPKDEPVKSGGNTDAGEMKSPFSRISEGDTPLHIAAKKKDLNMVKSLLCIAGINKFAVNKAGLTAFDIVRENTHYHESDKIISVLASYPSNRKPFLYSAPKVSAEKHEVAVEMVDKTYEDRRNTELVVAVLLATMSFTAAFTAPGSFVTDDGNGNGDSKGSGISPAPAPGTGSDKSLGSPILLPLASFKVFLIFDCVAFFLSLLVVLMWQMSTPITTGNKVLFLCITNLLVCATFAFTAYGFMLAVYAMLSNMNPELAWFILGACLIICFCGNFTFFYMAAKFTVKKARFNHLNGLLPFLSDRLGEYVWIKLERWGLLDLVRRSKTKWLAILYYHSNENDK